The proteins below come from a single Fastidiosipila sp. genomic window:
- a CDS encoding 2-oxo acid dehydrogenase subunit E2 has translation MLIQITMPKFGLTMEEGTIDEWLVEVGQKVAKGDILAEVSTDKITNSVISPEDGYMRKYLAEEGDTVPCGEVIALMTESAEEALTESSGTPEAMPEYGSAAEAEQELLPEAETQASSVAGEVAITPRARKLAEEQNLLYGHIKGTGLLGAITVDDLKKHGKPRSDGAVQADLAVPSPAPVPGFVAGSGTDYVRKLSSIEKKTAQTMHDSMTGSAQTTIATEADMTNLVSVYRELKDRYAEEGVRLTYTACIIKAVAMALEDHPRIRTTLIDEEQVRISNRISIGVAVDLPDDSLIVPVIRDANLMDLRTIALTLRDLTERARNNALQYEELGDASITVSNMGNMGVTYFTPVLNPPEGALLGVGAMREQIVVNQGNMTIAPVMYLSLTYDHRIINGGPAARFLKQVVDTLQHFPEF, from the coding sequence ATGCTCATTCAAATTACAATGCCGAAATTTGGCCTCACCATGGAAGAAGGAACCATTGACGAATGGTTGGTCGAGGTTGGACAAAAAGTGGCGAAAGGCGATATCCTGGCCGAAGTGTCAACCGATAAAATAACCAATTCGGTCATCAGTCCTGAAGATGGCTACATGCGAAAGTACCTCGCTGAGGAAGGAGACACTGTTCCTTGTGGAGAAGTGATTGCATTGATGACGGAATCGGCTGAGGAGGCTTTGACAGAATCATCCGGAACTCCTGAAGCCATGCCGGAATATGGATCGGCAGCTGAAGCAGAGCAGGAGCTTCTGCCTGAAGCCGAGACCCAGGCCAGTTCAGTTGCGGGCGAGGTTGCCATTACGCCGAGGGCCAGGAAACTGGCTGAAGAACAGAATCTCCTCTACGGCCACATCAAAGGGACGGGCCTCCTCGGTGCGATTACGGTCGACGATCTTAAGAAACACGGAAAACCACGTTCGGATGGGGCAGTTCAGGCAGACCTTGCAGTTCCTTCCCCCGCACCAGTGCCCGGATTTGTTGCGGGATCAGGGACAGATTATGTCAGGAAGCTCTCTTCGATTGAAAAGAAGACTGCGCAGACCATGCATGACAGCATGACTGGTTCAGCCCAGACCACCATTGCAACCGAAGCGGATATGACGAATCTTGTTTCAGTGTATCGTGAGCTCAAGGATCGATACGCTGAGGAAGGTGTCAGACTGACCTATACGGCGTGCATAATCAAGGCGGTAGCGATGGCTCTGGAGGATCACCCCAGAATTCGGACGACCTTGATCGATGAGGAGCAAGTGCGGATATCCAACCGCATTTCAATCGGTGTTGCCGTTGATTTACCGGACGACAGCCTGATCGTTCCGGTGATTCGTGATGCCAACCTTATGGATCTGAGAACGATTGCGCTGACATTGCGCGATTTGACGGAGCGCGCCAGGAACAACGCACTGCAATACGAGGAGCTGGGCGATGCATCGATAACCGTCAGTAATATGGGGAATATGGGCGTCACCTACTTCACACCCGTGCTCAATCCGCCAGAGGGGGCGCTGTTGGGTGTCGGTGCAATGCGCGAACAGATTGTAGTCAATCAGGGCAATATGACGATTGCGCCGGTTATGTATTTAAGCCTCACTTACGATCACCGTATCATCAATGGGGGGCCGGCCGCGCGTTTTCTAAAACAGGTCGTGGACACACTGCAGCATTTTCCGGAATTCTGA
- a CDS encoding alpha-ketoacid dehydrogenase subunit beta, whose protein sequence is MARKLSYGMAINEALHQVMEKDERVFVIGEDVAKMGGDFGITQGLWAKWPNRVKDTALSEAAIVGLSCGAAVCGLKPVAEMMFADFAGVAFDQIVNNAAKLGYMFQGKTSCGLTLRMPQGAGIRCAYHHSANVEAWFLNTPGLVIVCPSTPYEAKGLLTSAIQSNNPVIFLEHKKLYNVKGEVPEEYYELPLYKAVVEREGTDVTVVATQTMLQMADEAARTLEQEGISVEIVNPRTIFPYDKETLLNSVAKTSRLVLLQEGPKVGGWAAEFSAMVTEDAFEYLSAPIKRVTSKDTPVPFAPVLEDSVMPQKDDLLASCRDLVHYG, encoded by the coding sequence ATGGCTAGAAAGCTTTCTTATGGGATGGCCATCAACGAAGCCCTGCATCAAGTCATGGAAAAAGATGAACGAGTATTTGTCATAGGCGAAGACGTTGCGAAGATGGGTGGCGACTTCGGTATCACCCAGGGTCTGTGGGCAAAGTGGCCCAACCGCGTGAAAGATACGGCTCTTTCTGAAGCGGCGATCGTTGGCCTGTCATGTGGGGCCGCTGTCTGTGGCCTTAAACCGGTCGCGGAAATGATGTTTGCTGATTTTGCCGGGGTTGCCTTTGATCAGATTGTTAACAATGCAGCCAAGCTGGGTTATATGTTTCAGGGCAAAACATCTTGCGGGCTCACACTGCGTATGCCGCAAGGCGCCGGTATCCGGTGCGCGTATCACCATTCGGCCAACGTTGAAGCCTGGTTCCTCAACACACCCGGCCTGGTGATCGTCTGTCCCTCCACGCCTTATGAAGCCAAAGGCCTGCTGACATCGGCCATTCAATCCAATAATCCGGTCATCTTTCTGGAGCACAAAAAACTTTACAATGTCAAGGGTGAAGTCCCGGAAGAGTATTACGAATTACCGCTTTATAAAGCGGTTGTTGAACGCGAAGGTACCGATGTGACCGTCGTTGCCACCCAGACGATGCTTCAGATGGCTGATGAAGCGGCCCGGACTCTGGAACAAGAGGGTATATCTGTTGAGATCGTCAATCCCCGCACCATTTTCCCGTACGACAAGGAAACACTGCTGAATTCGGTTGCGAAGACAAGTCGTCTTGTTCTCCTTCAGGAAGGTCCGAAAGTCGGTGGATGGGCAGCTGAATTTTCGGCAATGGTGACAGAAGACGCTTTCGAATACTTAAGCGCCCCGATCAAGCGTGTAACATCAAAAGACACGCCGGTTCCCTTTGCTCCTGTGCTGGAAGACAGCGTGATGCCGCAAAAGGATGATTTGCTGGCATCCTGCAGAGACCTGGTTCATTACGGCTAG
- a CDS encoding thiamine pyrophosphate-dependent dehydrogenase E1 component subunit alpha produces MKLPKKRLLKLYRDMFMIRQFENVIEQYAANGTIPGFVHLSTGQEACQAGVVDCLKKTDYKFPDHRGHGAIALCGTDPKLVMAEIFGKNTGINHGRGGSMHINDLECRNMGFNGIQGSTMVTGLGTAFASVYNNTDDVTAIFFGDGTLGEGTCHESMNMAATWNLPIVYCLLNNFYAISTHTDDVHPQKELKTWGEGYGVPSFRVDGNDIEAVVSAMEPAVERARKGEGPTLLEFVTYRWQGHFAGDPAAYRPDEEVEEWRKKCPLMRLKNILLEREGVPEKELEKIENEEKDHVMEMLKFSLESPEPDLEMATKYVYADRKVEVNNG; encoded by the coding sequence ATGAAACTACCAAAAAAGAGATTACTGAAACTGTATCGCGACATGTTCATGATCCGTCAATTCGAGAATGTGATTGAGCAGTATGCGGCGAACGGGACGATCCCCGGATTTGTCCATTTATCCACGGGGCAGGAAGCGTGCCAGGCGGGGGTCGTGGATTGTCTGAAAAAAACGGACTATAAATTCCCCGATCACCGGGGGCACGGCGCCATCGCGCTCTGCGGGACAGATCCGAAGCTTGTGATGGCCGAGATATTTGGCAAAAATACGGGAATCAACCATGGGCGCGGCGGCTCAATGCATATCAATGATCTTGAATGCAGAAATATGGGATTCAACGGCATCCAGGGTTCAACCATGGTCACAGGGCTGGGGACGGCATTTGCTTCTGTTTACAATAATACGGATGATGTGACTGCCATCTTCTTTGGTGATGGCACCCTGGGTGAAGGGACCTGTCATGAGAGCATGAATATGGCGGCGACATGGAATTTGCCGATTGTCTATTGCCTGCTGAATAACTTCTACGCGATTTCCACGCACACGGATGACGTCCACCCGCAAAAAGAATTGAAAACCTGGGGCGAGGGTTACGGAGTACCCAGTTTTCGTGTTGACGGAAACGATATCGAAGCCGTTGTATCTGCGATGGAGCCTGCGGTGGAGAGGGCGAGAAAAGGGGAAGGACCGACTTTGCTGGAATTTGTCACTTATCGGTGGCAGGGACACTTTGCCGGTGACCCTGCAGCTTATCGCCCTGACGAGGAAGTTGAGGAATGGAGGAAAAAATGCCCTTTGATGCGGCTTAAGAATATTCTGTTGGAACGTGAAGGAGTGCCGGAGAAAGAGCTCGAGAAGATCGAAAACGAGGAGAAAGACCATGTCATGGAAATGTTGAAGTTTTCGTTGGAGAGTCCTGAGCCTGATCTTGAAATGGCAACGAAGTACGTTTATGCGGACAGAAAAGTGGAGGTAAACAATGGCTAG
- a CDS encoding lipoate--protein ligase has translation MFVIETNTTDPALNLAYEEYYLRHAAFDDPIIMLWRNEPTVVVGAFQNTYSEVDYDYLRSHSIHLVRRTTGGGAVYHDLGNLCYSFIRLETDLDHLDFHQFLQPVQTALATLGIDAEISGRNDLLVEGRKISGSAARVVGDRVLFHGTLLYSSDLGVLVRVLTVNKEKIVSKGVPSVRSRVTRIADHLPQSLDILEFKQLLLNAFMDSETYLPYEPSEKEKRAILALAESKYRNDEWTFGKNPSFNVSYSRRFDKGELTVKLLVHHSRIEHCHFEGDYLGWLDSDEVASALVGVVYSRESVEAVLKKFEESTTGSMSRLDLYFGGLTRNGIVGTIMGEDKHQGE, from the coding sequence ATGTTTGTTATCGAAACCAACACGACGGATCCGGCTCTCAATCTTGCTTACGAAGAGTATTATCTACGTCATGCCGCATTTGATGATCCCATTATCATGCTGTGGCGAAATGAACCAACCGTCGTCGTTGGCGCCTTTCAGAACACGTACAGTGAGGTTGATTACGATTATTTGAGATCCCATAGTATTCACCTGGTTCGCCGTACTACGGGTGGCGGCGCAGTGTACCATGACCTGGGAAATCTTTGTTATTCTTTTATCCGCCTGGAAACGGATCTGGATCACCTCGATTTTCATCAATTTTTGCAGCCGGTGCAAACCGCGTTGGCAACTCTTGGTATCGACGCGGAGATCAGTGGCCGTAATGACCTCTTGGTGGAAGGAAGAAAGATTTCAGGCAGTGCGGCGCGCGTCGTTGGCGATCGTGTTCTCTTTCACGGTACTTTGCTTTATTCTTCTGATCTGGGTGTCCTAGTCCGGGTTTTGACGGTCAATAAGGAAAAAATCGTCTCAAAAGGTGTTCCTTCCGTAAGATCACGCGTGACCCGAATTGCAGACCATTTGCCACAATCCCTTGACATCCTGGAGTTCAAACAACTCCTCCTGAATGCCTTTATGGATTCAGAGACATATTTGCCATATGAACCAAGCGAGAAGGAGAAGCGGGCAATCCTTGCATTGGCTGAAAGCAAATACCGAAATGATGAATGGACCTTCGGCAAAAATCCTTCATTCAATGTTTCATACAGCCGCCGTTTTGACAAGGGAGAATTAACAGTGAAACTATTGGTGCACCATTCCCGTATCGAACACTGTCATTTTGAGGGCGACTACCTTGGATGGCTTGATTCGGATGAGGTGGCATCCGCCCTGGTTGGTGTTGTTTACAGCAGGGAATCCGTGGAAGCAGTCTTGAAGAAATTCGAGGAATCAACCACAGGTTCAATGAGTCGTCTTGACTTGTATTTTGGAGGGCTCACCCGGAACGGGATTGTCGGAACAATTATGGGGGAAGACAAGCACCAGGGCGAATGA
- the mch gene encoding methenyltetrahydromethanopterin cyclohydrolase: protein MKEKLIRKEVASMQLSKRSVELIEKDILPRAEALGCAVTTLSCGATVIDMGIHVPGSWEAGRLFTQVSLGGLGEVSFSRFCQGQVDLPAVAVTLPHPQEACLSSQFSSWKIKQTGSYRLYGFGSGPARAIARQDDVARMWHYRDSWHATALCVQTAEMPDNEIALEVSRACDVDPSRVYLLAATTGSLVGCIQICARMPEVALWGLAVNGFPLETVLGFDGYGVVAPCARDELLAMDRVNNSIFYGSYARLLVDCEDHAIERILPMMSFADTIHAGKTFGKLFEEANYNIYNMDLSVHKVAVCELNNLRSGRSFRTGSFNPDILYASFYGP from the coding sequence ATGAAAGAAAAATTAATACGAAAAGAGGTTGCCTCCATGCAACTAAGCAAACGAAGCGTTGAGTTGATCGAGAAAGATATCCTGCCCCGTGCAGAAGCGTTAGGCTGTGCGGTGACCACCCTCTCGTGTGGCGCGACAGTCATTGATATGGGAATTCACGTACCTGGAAGCTGGGAGGCGGGTCGTCTTTTTACTCAAGTGTCCTTGGGAGGGCTGGGAGAAGTCTCTTTCAGCCGGTTTTGCCAGGGGCAGGTCGACCTGCCGGCTGTCGCGGTTACCCTGCCGCATCCTCAGGAAGCCTGTCTGTCATCACAGTTTTCAAGTTGGAAAATCAAGCAAACGGGAAGCTACCGCTTGTACGGTTTTGGGTCAGGACCTGCACGGGCCATTGCCCGGCAAGATGATGTCGCCAGGATGTGGCATTACCGCGACAGCTGGCACGCCACGGCCCTGTGTGTACAAACAGCGGAAATGCCGGATAACGAAATTGCTTTGGAGGTTTCCAGGGCTTGCGATGTTGACCCCTCTCGCGTTTATCTTCTGGCGGCAACAACGGGCAGCCTGGTTGGCTGTATTCAGATTTGCGCCCGTATGCCTGAAGTGGCCCTCTGGGGGTTGGCTGTCAACGGCTTCCCGCTGGAAACCGTTCTTGGCTTTGATGGTTACGGGGTTGTCGCACCCTGTGCAAGGGATGAGCTTCTTGCAATGGACCGCGTCAATAATTCCATCTTTTATGGTTCGTACGCACGCCTGCTGGTTGACTGTGAAGATCATGCGATCGAGCGTATTCTGCCAATGATGTCCTTTGCTGACACGATCCACGCGGGAAAAACATTTGGCAAGTTATTTGAAGAAGCCAACTACAACATTTACAACATGGACTTGAGTGTCCATAAAGTGGCTGTGTGCGAACTGAATAACCTTCGAAGCGGCAGGTCATTTCGCACAGGATCCTTCAATCCGGATATACTCTACGCTAGTTTTTATGGCCCCTAA
- a CDS encoding YgeY family selenium metabolism-linked hydrolase codes for MERSDAGQISRIRAMVEVYREVIVQDLSSLVAIESVTFNEGRAVRFLADKMRTYGYDEVRIDPVGNVLGRVGHGPRVILYDAHIDTVSLGDEKEWEYPPLSGQLAGGAIHGRGACDDKGCLMGITWAGRIVKELGLANHVTLWVSGSVSEEAVTGASVEAMLKENFDIKPDFVLVAEASGLRIMRGHKGRALLQFLVPGKAAHASAAWRGDNALVKALPIIKAIDDYQDFPEDPFLGKGSIEVTCLECKTPSLNTIPGQVIITCDRRTAANESLEDLLMEARCLDQDIEGVEIRVNTEHVKTYSGYEIEMVDYLPSWVLPENHPLVQAGVETFRDLFSNEPVITKWSFCTNATHFCGRLGIPSIGFGPGDEAFCHSNRDRVQVDEYLKAIQFYAALPLYVSKHAE; via the coding sequence ATGGAGCGGAGTGACGCAGGACAGATCAGCCGTATCAGAGCGATGGTTGAAGTGTACCGGGAGGTTATCGTCCAGGATCTTTCGAGCCTTGTTGCAATTGAGAGTGTCACATTTAATGAGGGGAGAGCGGTTCGCTTCCTGGCCGACAAAATGAGAACTTACGGTTACGATGAAGTTCGGATCGACCCGGTTGGGAATGTTTTGGGCAGGGTTGGACACGGACCTCGCGTCATTCTTTACGATGCGCATATTGATACTGTTTCACTCGGTGATGAGAAAGAATGGGAATATCCGCCGCTCTCAGGACAGCTTGCGGGCGGAGCTATTCACGGGCGGGGCGCCTGTGACGACAAGGGCTGCCTTATGGGCATCACTTGGGCGGGGCGAATTGTCAAGGAGCTTGGTCTGGCCAATCATGTCACGCTCTGGGTCTCGGGTTCAGTCTCGGAGGAAGCCGTCACAGGTGCCAGCGTTGAAGCCATGTTGAAGGAAAATTTCGATATAAAGCCGGATTTTGTTCTGGTTGCCGAAGCAAGCGGACTACGCATTATGCGTGGCCATAAAGGCAGAGCCCTGCTTCAGTTCCTGGTTCCGGGAAAAGCGGCACATGCATCGGCAGCCTGGCGCGGAGACAATGCGCTTGTCAAAGCACTGCCGATTATCAAAGCGATTGACGACTATCAGGATTTTCCGGAGGATCCTTTTTTGGGGAAGGGTTCCATCGAAGTGACATGTCTTGAGTGCAAGACACCATCACTCAACACGATTCCCGGTCAAGTCATCATCACTTGTGACCGCCGTACTGCTGCAAATGAATCGCTCGAAGATCTCCTGATGGAAGCCCGTTGCTTGGATCAGGACATTGAAGGAGTCGAGATTCGGGTCAATACGGAGCACGTGAAGACCTATTCAGGCTACGAGATCGAGATGGTTGATTATTTGCCATCCTGGGTGCTGCCCGAAAACCATCCATTGGTACAAGCAGGGGTCGAAACCTTTCGGGATCTGTTTTCAAATGAACCCGTTATCACCAAGTGGTCCTTTTGCACGAATGCGACCCATTTTTGTGGCCGTTTGGGAATCCCCTCGATCGGCTTCGGTCCGGGAGACGAGGCCTTTTGCCACTCCAACCGGGACAGGGTTCAGGTTGACGAGTATTTGAAAGCGATACAGTTTTATGCAGCATTGCCGCTGTATGTGTCCAAGCATGCCGAATAA
- a CDS encoding epoxyqueuosine reductase, with amino-acid sequence MVTLAEQIKQFALDQGYCRVGIAPADDFEDHIQELLSRGDLYDFYTEGPYQPLLAARPKEVWPPAKSIIVMAYDYFRTSFPENMLGKVGRVYQSRTMNAFAPRIAGLRLQSVEDFIRSKGIQVAPFLMLPERRLGMRAGITNTGRNNFAFVDGTGSFIYLSALVVDRELDYDTPVDETTCKCPPGCTACIDACPTQALYAPFRLVPRLCINFNTSMAKDETGFGVTDSIPHQVRKQMGEAVFGCDICQEVCPRNAKRLRMELPKDPLLEKISKEFSLVGMLHMEEDYFEKYVQPIGYNFDLKPRYFQRNAAVALGNTHDPRYLDDLGRELDNDDAMIRSHVAWAIGQIGTDKGKALLETRLNQESDPDVRLEISQALDSIESKG; translated from the coding sequence ATGGTTACGCTCGCAGAACAAATAAAGCAATTTGCCCTGGATCAGGGATACTGCCGTGTCGGAATCGCACCGGCAGACGATTTTGAAGATCACATTCAAGAACTTCTCTCACGAGGGGATCTCTATGATTTTTATACAGAAGGACCGTATCAGCCATTGCTTGCCGCCAGACCGAAAGAGGTGTGGCCACCGGCCAAGTCCATCATTGTTATGGCCTATGATTATTTTCGTACCTCTTTTCCGGAGAATATGCTGGGCAAAGTCGGCCGTGTTTACCAATCACGTACCATGAACGCTTTTGCACCGCGCATTGCGGGTTTACGGCTCCAATCCGTTGAAGACTTCATCCGCTCCAAGGGGATCCAGGTTGCGCCGTTCTTGATGCTTCCGGAACGCAGGCTCGGTATGCGCGCTGGCATAACCAATACAGGACGTAATAATTTCGCTTTTGTGGACGGAACGGGGTCCTTTATCTATCTTTCAGCCCTCGTGGTTGACCGTGAACTCGACTACGATACACCCGTCGATGAGACAACCTGCAAGTGTCCACCCGGCTGTACTGCATGTATCGATGCCTGTCCAACCCAGGCGCTGTACGCGCCTTTCCGGCTGGTACCGCGTCTCTGCATCAATTTTAATACCTCAATGGCGAAGGACGAAACCGGTTTTGGCGTGACCGACAGCATTCCTCACCAGGTCAGAAAACAAATGGGCGAGGCGGTCTTCGGCTGCGATATTTGTCAGGAAGTGTGTCCGCGCAATGCCAAGCGATTGCGGATGGAGCTGCCGAAAGATCCGCTTCTTGAAAAGATATCAAAGGAGTTTTCACTTGTGGGCATGCTGCACATGGAAGAAGATTATTTCGAGAAATACGTTCAACCCATCGGCTACAACTTTGATCTGAAACCACGCTATTTTCAGCGCAACGCGGCAGTCGCTCTGGGTAATACCCATGATCCCCGTTATCTTGATGATCTGGGCCGGGAGCTCGACAATGATGACGCGATGATCCGGTCCCATGTGGCCTGGGCGATCGGACAAATCGGAACAGACAAGGGGAAGGCATTGCTGGAGACGCGATTAAATCAGGAAAGCGACCCTGACGTACGTCTTGAGATTAGCCAGGCGCTCGATTCCATCGAGTCCAAAGGCTAG
- a CDS encoding RimK family alpha-L-glutamate ligase: protein MKKFIITGSKPGFHSKQLLSAFVRLGAVSNFIPIDQLTLHAHSPNLPDLFNGCDGAVLRAIPSGSLEQIIFRMDALYALERRGVVFLNSPKTIEKTVDKYYTSSLLAEHGLPVPPTIVTERVDEGVEAFHSLGGDVVYKPLFGSGGKGMLRLTDEETAERSFRELVSNGAVLYLQRFIQCDQQDIRVFVLGGRVVAAMRRIGVEWRANCALGGKPIPYRPSPSIKSLALKAASVIGAEMAGVDLLPAKDGTYYVSEVNGSPAWRGLSLVSDVDIPLEIARYLLKKTGEN from the coding sequence GTGAAAAAATTTATCATCACAGGGTCAAAACCAGGGTTTCACTCCAAACAACTTTTATCAGCGTTCGTCCGTTTAGGAGCTGTATCAAACTTCATTCCGATCGATCAACTGACACTCCATGCCCACTCTCCGAATCTTCCGGACCTGTTCAATGGGTGTGATGGTGCGGTGTTACGTGCGATTCCAAGTGGTTCGTTGGAACAGATCATCTTCAGAATGGATGCTTTGTACGCCTTGGAGCGCCGTGGGGTTGTATTTCTGAACTCGCCTAAAACGATCGAAAAGACAGTCGACAAGTACTATACTTCGTCGCTTCTAGCCGAACACGGTTTACCTGTCCCACCCACCATCGTTACAGAAAGGGTCGACGAAGGCGTGGAAGCTTTTCACAGCCTGGGCGGCGATGTGGTCTATAAACCGCTTTTTGGATCAGGGGGAAAAGGGATGCTGCGGCTTACCGATGAGGAAACGGCTGAACGGTCATTTCGCGAGCTTGTTTCCAATGGTGCCGTTCTCTATTTGCAACGTTTTATCCAGTGTGATCAACAGGATATCCGTGTCTTTGTCCTTGGAGGCAGAGTGGTCGCAGCGATGCGGCGGATTGGGGTCGAGTGGCGCGCCAATTGCGCACTGGGAGGTAAACCCATTCCTTACCGACCGTCTCCATCTATCAAAAGTTTAGCGCTGAAAGCTGCCTCCGTTATTGGTGCCGAGATGGCGGGAGTTGATCTGTTACCGGCCAAGGACGGAACATATTATGTGAGTGAAGTCAACGGCTCCCCCGCATGGCGGGGATTATCTCTCGTGTCGGATGTGGATATTCCTCTGGAAATTGCCCGGTATCTGCTAAAGAAAACAGGCGAAAACTGA
- a CDS encoding amidohydrolase family protein, with translation MLKIMNARLFDPVNGKQGESADLWVRDGKIIPEPALFQGKTLDAAGDVVMAGAVDIHSHVCGYPLQLVRQSQSKVVPGVKSISQDYLALGYTAVVNAAMPALSARQAILEGACGGPDKMNLVWLGENPTLLALLETGEDAALREYLSFTLDISAAYGLKCINPCGGMTSDRLSPEKMIDRLIDANEYLDLPHALHLHHPFLGQRDAWRMVVDTVNRARGRRLHLAHLQFYAYKTDNKGRLTTASQELARCLNDNPQLTSDVGAVVFGPAEVVTADAGFAEYLSGRRACSGLMKQQWEEDGTLSALPLEYKRSYMGSIQWLAGLELLLLTRNPEQCMLTTDYPNGGSFRAYPYLIQLLMDKAFRDAEAGKLNSKALSRSCLKSIQREFSLSEIARLTRSGPASSLGLANKGQLGIGADADLVIYRDLPDRGRMFREPRQVIKEGVPLDPALGWQQTASIWRTPFPDYDRASVKKKLLHRMSIDFDQTFLTDRFLDDNGVRTLKRKGETA, from the coding sequence ATGCTGAAGATTATGAACGCCCGTCTGTTCGATCCTGTCAATGGGAAACAGGGGGAGTCGGCCGACCTTTGGGTCAGGGATGGGAAGATCATTCCAGAACCGGCCTTGTTCCAGGGCAAAACACTGGATGCAGCCGGGGATGTCGTAATGGCGGGAGCTGTCGACATTCACAGCCATGTCTGTGGCTATCCGCTTCAATTGGTCCGGCAGTCGCAATCGAAGGTGGTACCGGGTGTAAAATCCATTTCCCAGGACTATCTGGCTCTGGGCTACACCGCTGTGGTCAACGCGGCTATGCCTGCCCTCAGCGCGCGGCAGGCGATTCTGGAAGGAGCCTGCGGGGGGCCGGACAAGATGAATCTTGTCTGGTTGGGCGAGAATCCAACACTTCTTGCTTTACTTGAAACAGGCGAAGATGCGGCTTTACGGGAATATCTTTCTTTTACGCTTGACATATCCGCTGCTTACGGTCTAAAGTGCATCAACCCGTGCGGAGGGATGACGTCCGACAGACTCTCCCCGGAGAAGATGATTGATCGCCTGATTGACGCCAACGAATACCTCGATCTGCCACACGCACTTCACCTGCATCACCCTTTTCTCGGCCAACGAGATGCCTGGCGGATGGTTGTGGATACGGTGAATCGGGCCCGGGGACGCCGATTGCATCTGGCTCATTTACAATTTTACGCTTATAAAACTGACAATAAGGGCAGATTGACCACGGCTTCACAGGAATTGGCGCGCTGTCTTAACGATAATCCTCAGCTCACATCGGATGTCGGTGCCGTTGTTTTCGGTCCGGCAGAGGTAGTGACGGCCGATGCTGGATTTGCGGAATACCTGAGTGGCCGTCGTGCCTGCAGTGGTCTGATGAAACAACAATGGGAGGAGGACGGCACGCTCAGCGCACTCCCATTGGAATATAAGCGCTCTTACATGGGTTCGATCCAGTGGTTGGCCGGGCTTGAGCTTCTGCTGCTTACCCGGAATCCGGAACAATGCATGCTGACGACCGACTATCCGAACGGGGGATCATTCCGGGCTTACCCCTACTTGATCCAGCTGCTGATGGATAAGGCATTCCGTGATGCGGAGGCGGGGAAATTAAACAGCAAGGCACTCTCTCGCTCCTGCTTGAAAAGCATTCAAAGGGAGTTCAGCTTGTCGGAAATTGCCAGACTGACGCGATCAGGCCCTGCTTCATCGCTTGGTCTCGCCAACAAGGGACAGCTGGGGATTGGCGCGGACGCCGATCTGGTTATCTATCGTGACCTGCCTGACCGCGGGCGAATGTTCCGGGAACCGCGCCAGGTCATCAAGGAAGGCGTGCCTCTTGACCCTGCTCTTGGCTGGCAACAAACAGCCTCCATCTGGCGAACACCGTTTCCCGACTATGACCGGGCATCTGTCAAGAAAAAACTTCTGCACCGGATGAGTATCGATTTTGATCAAACCTTTTTGACGGATCGATTCCTCGACGACAATGGGGTGCGAACTTTGAAGAGGAAAGGAGAGACTGCCTGA